From the genome of Alphaproteobacteria bacterium, one region includes:
- a CDS encoding alpha/beta fold hydrolase — translation MSYALAHAQISQSQLVPTNGIEMHMVEAGDGPPLTFIHGLGWDEQMWVPALERYSGSYRCIAGDSRGHGLSSQPAGPYTMAQFADDWAGALASVSALPGCVVGLSQGGMVAQALATRAPHLIDALVLVSTTCKADPQTAANMSERLESMHQTGARAGAEIAATSIFSEGFRAANPGYIEAFIDARAAQPQAPLISAMAALQDFDYSAGLEALDIPTLVISGSEDALTPPDAVREVADHIPGAELVEMPGAGHIIPAEQPEAFYAIIDRFLSRHYAATNRPIQEPINV, via the coding sequence ATGTCGTACGCACTTGCACACGCTCAAATAAGCCAGTCCCAACTGGTGCCGACCAACGGCATCGAGATGCACATGGTCGAGGCCGGTGACGGACCGCCGCTGACCTTCATTCACGGGCTGGGGTGGGACGAGCAGATGTGGGTGCCGGCGCTCGAACGCTATTCGGGCAGCTATCGCTGCATCGCCGGGGATAGCCGCGGCCATGGCCTGTCGTCCCAACCCGCCGGCCCCTACACCATGGCGCAGTTCGCCGACGACTGGGCCGGCGCGCTCGCATCCGTTTCGGCCCTGCCGGGTTGCGTGGTCGGGCTTTCCCAGGGCGGCATGGTGGCGCAGGCGCTCGCCACGCGGGCGCCCCATCTGATCGACGCGCTGGTGCTGGTCAGCACCACCTGCAAGGCCGACCCGCAGACCGCCGCGAACATGTCCGAACGGCTGGAGAGCATGCACCAGACGGGCGCGCGCGCCGGGGCCGAGATCGCAGCCACGTCCATTTTTTCCGAAGGGTTTCGCGCCGCCAACCCCGGCTATATCGAGGCCTTCATCGACGCCCGGGCCGCCCAGCCGCAAGCGCCGCTGATCTCGGCCATGGCGGCGCTGCAGGACTTCGACTACAGCGCCGGCCTCGAAGCGCTCGACATTCCCACGCTCGTGATATCGGGCAGCGAAGACGCCCTGACGCCACCGGACGCCGTGCGCGAAGTGGCCGACCATATCCCGGGTGCCGAACTGGTCGAGATGCCGGGCGCGGGGCACATCATCCCCGCCGAGCAGCCCGAGGCCTTCTACGCCATCATCGACCGCTTTCTGTCGCGACACTATGCGGCCACGAACCGCCCCATCCAGGAGCCCATAAATGTTTGA
- a CDS encoding nucleobase:cation symporter-2 family protein gives MANMSNLGTPEQLRDPNYMPPIAKAIPLGIQHVLAMFISNVTPAIIVAGAAGFGFGSNSPDFPVLLYMIQMSMLFAGVATLIQTIGVGPVGAKLPVVQGTSFAFLPIMIPLVAGQGVEALPALFGGVLVGGLFHALLGTFIGKIRFALPPLVTGLVVLMIGLALVKVGIQYSAGGVPAIGKPEYGSLQNWAVAGSVIVVTLGLKFFARGMWSVAAVLIGLIVGYIFAAALGMVSFANLGRAAVFEVPEFFPFGIEFTTAAIVGFCLMAFVSAVETVGDVSGIAKGGAGREATDEEVVGATYADGLGSAVAGLFGGLPNTSFSQNVGLVAMTGVMSRHVVTLGAILLVAAGLFPKVGALITTIPIEVLGGGVVVMFGMVAAAGMSMLADVTWNRRNMIIFAVSLALGLGLQLESGALQHVPDSIRVLLASGLLPAAFIAIILNLILPEQLADDAAQAGGDD, from the coding sequence ATGGCAAACATGTCCAACCTCGGAACACCGGAGCAACTCCGCGATCCGAACTATATGCCGCCGATCGCGAAAGCGATCCCGCTCGGCATCCAGCATGTGCTGGCAATGTTCATTTCCAACGTGACGCCCGCGATCATCGTCGCCGGTGCGGCCGGATTCGGCTTCGGATCGAACTCCCCGGACTTCCCGGTCCTGCTCTACATGATCCAGATGTCGATGCTGTTCGCCGGCGTCGCAACCCTGATCCAGACCATCGGCGTCGGCCCCGTCGGTGCGAAGCTGCCGGTGGTCCAGGGCACGAGCTTCGCGTTCCTGCCGATCATGATCCCGCTGGTCGCGGGCCAGGGTGTCGAGGCGTTGCCGGCCCTGTTCGGCGGCGTGCTCGTCGGCGGCCTGTTCCATGCGCTGCTCGGCACGTTCATCGGCAAGATCCGGTTCGCGCTGCCGCCGCTGGTTACGGGGCTCGTCGTCTTGATGATCGGGCTGGCGCTGGTGAAGGTCGGCATCCAGTATTCGGCGGGTGGCGTGCCCGCCATCGGCAAGCCGGAATATGGCAGCCTGCAGAACTGGGCCGTCGCCGGCAGCGTCATCGTCGTGACCCTCGGGCTCAAGTTCTTCGCCCGCGGCATGTGGTCTGTTGCGGCCGTGCTGATCGGCCTGATCGTCGGCTACATCTTCGCCGCCGCTCTGGGCATGGTGAGCTTCGCCAATCTGGGCCGGGCCGCCGTCTTCGAGGTGCCGGAATTCTTCCCCTTCGGGATCGAATTCACGACTGCCGCGATCGTCGGTTTCTGTCTGATGGCCTTCGTCTCGGCGGTTGAAACCGTCGGCGACGTGTCGGGCATCGCCAAGGGTGGTGCCGGCCGCGAGGCCACGGATGAGGAAGTCGTCGGTGCGACCTACGCCGACGGCCTGGGCTCCGCGGTCGCGGGCCTGTTCGGCGGTCTACCGAACACCTCGTTCAGCCAGAATGTCGGCCTGGTGGCCATGACCGGTGTCATGAGCCGCCATGTGGTGACGCTCGGTGCGATCCTGCTGGTCGCCGCCGGGCTGTTCCCGAAGGTCGGTGCGCTGATCACGACGATCCCGATCGAGGTGCTCGGGGGCGGCGTCGTGGTGATGTTCGGCATGGTGGCCGCCGCGGGCATGTCGATGCTCGCGGACGTGACCTGGAACCGGCGCAACATGATCATCTTCGCCGTGTCGCTGGCGTTGGGTCTCGGGCTGCAGCTCGAATCGGGCGCGCTCCAGCATGTCCCGGACTCGATCCGGGTGCTGCTCGCCTCGGGCCTGCTGCCGGCCGCGTTCATCGCGATCATCCTGAACCTCATCCTGCCGGAACAACTGGCAGACGATGCGGCCCAGGCGGGTGGTGACGACTGA
- a CDS encoding ureidoglycolate lyase yields the protein MSRTIAIAPLTAGAFAPYGDVIEAAGDPDMMINQGMCGRFHDRAGLDLKNDGGRAGISVFKATARALPYVLDLMERHPLGSQAFLPMSADPFLVIVAGDLNGSPHEPEAFVTSPGQGVNYHRGTWHGVLTPLHEPGLFAVVDRIGPGENLEEHWFDEPYEITGTEG from the coding sequence ATGAGCCGCACGATTGCCATCGCGCCGCTGACGGCCGGAGCCTTCGCGCCCTATGGCGACGTGATCGAGGCGGCGGGCGACCCGGACATGATGATCAACCAGGGCATGTGCGGACGGTTTCACGACCGCGCCGGTCTCGACCTAAAGAATGACGGCGGGCGTGCCGGAATCAGCGTGTTCAAGGCCACGGCGCGCGCGCTACCGTATGTGCTGGATTTGATGGAACGGCATCCGCTCGGCAGTCAGGCATTCCTGCCCATGTCTGCGGACCCGTTTCTCGTGATCGTCGCGGGGGACCTGAACGGCAGCCCGCACGAACCCGAGGCGTTCGTGACCAGTCCCGGTCAGGGCGTCAACTACCACCGGGGGACATGGCACGGCGTCCTCACGCCGCTCCACGAACCCGGGCTGTTCGCCGTGGTCGACAGGATCGGCCCCGGGGAAAATCTGGAGGAGCACTGGTTCGACGAACCCTACGAGATAACAGGAACCGAAGGCTGA
- the alc gene encoding allantoicase — protein MIETIANRDYQPAIESRDLPAFARKGINLASAGLGARAISASDEFFAPLARMLQDSNPVFIPDKYDDHGKWMDGWETRRRRDGGHDHAIFALAVPGTIDGFDVDTSFFTGNHPPECRIEACRSDGDPDDDTAWTELLPMQHLEPDSHHLLPCGDDNVWSHLRFHIHPDGGVARLRVFGAPYLDPASLKGRDIDLVATLNGGRVVGFSDAHYGTYHRLLTPGRGQNMGDGWETRRRRGPGHDWIILALGMRGTISRAVVDTAYFKGNYPDSCSIQAIDLGKLGIDIGDDAIAAAEDWPTLLDRQKLSADAVHEFVDDQVAELGTATHVRLNIFPDGGVSRLRLFGRVA, from the coding sequence ATGATTGAGACGATTGCCAACCGGGATTATCAGCCCGCCATCGAGTCCCGGGATCTTCCGGCATTCGCCCGCAAGGGCATCAATCTCGCTTCCGCGGGCCTGGGTGCCCGGGCCATATCGGCGAGCGACGAGTTCTTCGCACCGCTGGCCCGCATGCTGCAGGATTCGAACCCGGTCTTCATTCCCGACAAGTATGACGATCACGGAAAATGGATGGACGGGTGGGAAACGCGCCGACGGCGCGACGGCGGCCATGACCACGCGATCTTCGCGCTGGCCGTGCCGGGCACGATCGACGGGTTTGACGTGGATACATCATTCTTCACCGGCAATCACCCGCCCGAATGCCGGATCGAGGCCTGCCGGTCCGACGGCGACCCCGATGACGACACGGCCTGGACCGAGCTGTTGCCGATGCAGCATCTGGAACCGGACTCCCACCATCTCCTGCCCTGCGGCGACGACAATGTATGGAGCCATCTTCGGTTTCATATTCACCCCGATGGCGGAGTCGCCCGGCTGCGGGTGTTCGGCGCGCCGTATCTCGACCCGGCATCGCTCAAGGGCCGCGACATCGACCTGGTCGCGACGCTGAACGGCGGGCGGGTCGTCGGCTTCTCCGACGCCCATTACGGTACCTATCATCGCCTGCTCACACCCGGCCGGGGCCAGAATATGGGCGACGGCTGGGAGACGCGGCGACGGCGCGGGCCGGGACATGACTGGATCATCCTCGCGCTCGGCATGCGCGGCACGATTTCACGCGCCGTCGTCGACACCGCCTATTTCAAGGGCAACTACCCGGACAGCTGTTCGATCCAGGCGATCGACCTGGGGAAGCTCGGCATCGATATCGGCGATGACGCCATTGCGGCCGCAGAAGACTGGCCGACCCTGCTCGACCGGCAGAAGCTTTCCGCCGACGCGGTCCACGAGTTCGTCGACGATCAGGTGGCCGAGCTGGGCACCGCGACCCATGTGCGCCTCAACATCTTCCCTGACGGCGGGGTCAGCCGGCTGCGCCTGTTCGGCCGGGTTGCATGA
- the puuE gene encoding allantoinase PuuE, with product MNRYPRDLHGYGATPPDPQWPNGARIAVQFVMNYEEGGENNILHGDAASEAFLSEVVGAQPWPGQRHWNIETMYEYGARAGFWRLHRLFTEADIPITVYAVGTALKRSPGQTAAMQDAGWEIASHGHKWIEWKDFPVEEERRLIEEGIRIHTEATGERPLGWYTGRGTASTLDLLADIGGFAYTADSYADDLPYWHMAGSKPLLVVPYTLEANDMRFATAQGFNSGDQFFTYLKDSFDALYAEGEAGAPKMLSVGLHCRIVGRPGRIQALKRFVEYVKSHDAVWFARRVDIARHWHEHFPAPDLTGRPSTLSKDAFIANYGGIFEHSPWVAERAHAMELGPAHDTATGLHGAMARAFRAANEDERLGVLTAHPDLAGKLAQARRLTNESTAEQASAGLDALTDDERGHFEQLNTTYRDKFGFPFIIAVKGLNKADILAAFERRVGHDRPTEFDEACRQVEKITQLRLKDLLDD from the coding sequence TTGAACCGCTATCCACGTGACCTGCATGGCTATGGCGCCACGCCGCCCGACCCGCAATGGCCGAACGGTGCGCGCATCGCCGTCCAGTTCGTGATGAATTACGAAGAAGGCGGCGAGAACAACATCCTGCATGGCGATGCCGCGTCGGAGGCGTTCCTGTCAGAGGTCGTCGGCGCCCAACCCTGGCCCGGACAGCGCCACTGGAACATCGAGACCATGTATGAGTATGGCGCGCGCGCCGGGTTCTGGCGCCTGCACCGGCTGTTCACCGAGGCCGATATCCCCATCACGGTCTATGCGGTCGGCACCGCGCTGAAGCGCTCGCCGGGCCAGACCGCGGCAATGCAGGACGCCGGTTGGGAGATCGCCAGCCACGGCCATAAATGGATCGAGTGGAAGGACTTCCCCGTCGAGGAGGAACGGCGTCTGATCGAGGAAGGCATCCGCATTCACACCGAGGCCACCGGGGAACGCCCGCTGGGCTGGTACACCGGCCGGGGGACGGCAAGCACGCTCGACCTGCTCGCCGACATCGGCGGCTTCGCCTACACCGCCGACAGCTATGCCGACGACCTGCCCTACTGGCACATGGCCGGCAGCAAGCCGCTGCTGGTGGTGCCCTATACGCTGGAGGCCAACGACATGCGCTTTGCCACGGCGCAAGGCTTCAATTCCGGCGACCAGTTCTTCACCTATCTCAAGGACAGCTTCGACGCGCTGTATGCGGAGGGTGAGGCCGGCGCGCCGAAAATGCTTTCGGTCGGCCTGCACTGCCGGATCGTCGGCCGCCCGGGCCGCATCCAGGCGCTCAAGCGCTTCGTCGAATACGTAAAATCACACGACGCCGTCTGGTTTGCCCGCCGGGTCGACATCGCACGCCACTGGCACGAACATTTCCCCGCGCCAGATTTGACCGGACGCCCCTCGACGCTGTCGAAGGATGCGTTCATCGCCAACTATGGCGGCATCTTCGAACATTCGCCCTGGGTCGCCGAGCGCGCCCACGCCATGGAACTTGGGCCCGCCCACGACACGGCGACCGGGCTGCACGGCGCCATGGCGCGGGCATTCCGGGCCGCGAACGAAGACGAACGCCTGGGCGTGCTGACCGCCCATCCGGATCTCGCCGGCAAGCTGGCGCAGGCCAGGCGACTGACGAACGAATCCACCGCCGAACAGGCGTCGGCCGGGCTCGACGCGCTGACCGACGACGAGCGCGGCCATTTCGAACAGCTCAACACGACCTACCGCGACAAATTCGGCTTCCCGTTCATCATCGCGGTGAAGGGCCTGAACAAGGCCGACATCCTCGCGGCGTTCGAGCGCCGGGTCGGCCATGACCGTCCAACCGAATTCGACGAGGCCTGCCGCCAGGTCGAAAAGATTACGCAGCTGCGCCTGAAGGATTTGCTAGATGATTGA
- the uraH gene encoding hydroxyisourate hydrolase, translating to MTADGGYLTTHVLDTARGVPAAGLRIELFRLAGDGREAIGSFETNADGRTDAPVLPAGDFATGEYELVFHAGAYIARSGAALAEGVFLDTVPIRFTIADAGAHYHVPLLLSPYGYATYRGS from the coding sequence ATGACCGCTGACGGCGGATATTTGACGACCCATGTTCTGGACACCGCGCGTGGCGTGCCGGCCGCGGGGCTGCGCATCGAACTGTTCCGTCTTGCCGGGGACGGTCGTGAGGCCATCGGCAGCTTCGAGACCAACGCCGACGGACGCACCGACGCGCCGGTTCTCCCGGCCGGGGATTTTGCGACCGGCGAGTATGAGCTTGTCTTTCATGCCGGGGCCTATATCGCGCGGTCCGGGGCGGCCCTGGCCGAGGGTGTCTTCCTCGACACTGTGCCGATCCGCTTCACGATTGCCGACGCGGGCGCGCATTATCATGTGCCACTGCTGCTCTCGCCCTATGGCTACGCGACCTATCGCGGCAGCTGA